The genomic stretch CTTAAACCTGGTTGTAATGCTTCGTTTATCAATTCCGAAGTGGTAGACCCAACATTGTATATATCATTAGCCATTTTATTAACACAGCTTAATAATTTCTCCAACCACCAGTCACACAACTTTTTATATTCGTTATAAACATCATATAATTTCTGAAAATCTTGAGGTATTTCAACGTTTTTCGGTAAGTTCAAATAAGTTTTCATCTCATCATTGCTCACAGGCAAACCCGTTCCAGTAAGAATATTAGCTTGAGTTTTTGCCCAATATCCAGTAGATATTAGCCCATCTCTTCCTAATAAAAGATCCTGTGGTCCATATTGGGATGTTGCATCTAAAAGATTATCATATTTCATTTCTTGACCCGCCCTTTCATATCATCTAGAGTTTATATATTTAATATAACAAAAAACCTACCAAATTATTTTATTTTTTCAATTTTTTATTCGATAAAAAAGTAAGACGGGAATCATTTTGTAGAGCAGATCGAAAATGAAAATGCAGCTAAACTAATTACAATGACAGTCGCCAGTTTTATTTCATCACAAGACAAAATTTAAGGAATAATTTAATTCACAAAAATTGGATACAGGATTATAATTATTGATGGTTTACCGATATAAATAGAGAACAAACATTCTAAAAGGGGAAATGAAGTTGAAGAAAGTATTATTAGGTTTTGCAGCATTCACTTTGAGCTTATCGTTGGCAGCCTGCAGCTCAAATGATTCTGAAAAAGTAAGCACAGAAAAAGAAACACCACAAGCGTCTACGGATGTGGAAAAGAAAACAGAACAAAAGGAATCTACTAAAGAAAAAACTGCTGACAAGTCTAAGGAAAAAGACAAAAAGGAATTGGTCGATGTTACTCTAGATAGAGCTGTTGATGGTGACACAATTAAAGTTACCTACAACGGAAATGTAGACACAGTACGCTACTTGCTCATAGACACACCTGAAACAAAGAAACCAAATTCTTGTGTTCAACCATATGGTGAGGATGCGTCAAAACGAAATAAAGAATTGGTCAACAGTGGTAAGCTGCAGCTTGAATTTGACAAAGGTGATCGCAGAGATAAATACGGAAGACTATTAGCTTATGTTTATGTGGATGGCAAATCTGTTCAGGAAACATTGCTAAAAGAAGGATTGGCCAGAGTAGCGTATGTATATGAGCCAAATACGAAATACATAGATCAATTTAAGAAAGACGAGCAAGAAGCAAAATCAGAGAAGCTTTCAATCTGGAGCAAGAATGGATATGTGACTGACCGAGGATTTAATGGCTGTGTGAAAGAGAAAACCACTGCAGTTAAAAAAGCAACAACATCTAAACCGGCAGCAACACAGCCTACAACTCCAAAGGCATCAAGTGAAACTTCGACTACAACTGAAAAAGAAGCTTCTTCAGAGACAACTGGAGGAACAGAAACATTTAAAAATTGCACAGAGTTAAGAAAGAAATATCCGAATGGAGTGCCTAGCTCCCACCCTGCTTACCAATCTAAAATGGACAGGGATCATGACAACTATGCTTGTGAACGATGAAAGGAGATAAGTGATGGGACAAAAATTTCATAAATTAAACTCTAAGTATGGAATCATAGATTATCCAATACTTTTAAAAGATCTTGAGTCCATCATTCAAGAATTCCCTAAATCAGAAAGAAAGTTTTATGAGTATGCAATTAAAGCTTTAAAAAAGGAAGTTGGGAAAAAGGAAAAGATTTTACATATGACTTCTGCAGATCCAAAGCTTACTAAATTTGGTTTTATGGTTATCACTGAAAAGAAACTTCTATTTGTCACTATGAAAGGCGGTTTTTTCGGGGGTGCAGATACTGAAGTTGTTGAATTTAAAAGTATCAAAGAAGTTGACTTCGATATTGCTCCAAATCCCTTGGGAATGGCCACGATGCAATTGGGTATCCTCCATTTAAAAATCAAAGGTAAGCTTGGAATGAGTAGCAAGCGTACCATTAGAAATATTGATGAACATTCTCTTGATAAAATAGTAGCTATACTAAGAGAGCAAACAAAATAAAAAGCCCGTTTTTGGGCTTTTCTTTTTTTATATGGCTAAGTTAAAGATAAAGGTTGATTTAATATTATGGATAACGGAGTTTCTTATATTTTATGTAGTTTTAAATGGATTTCTAAGTTTACTTGGTTATTTATGTTAAACTAAATATAAAGAGATTGTAATAACTTCCACTTAAATTAACGGGTCAGTTAGTTTAAGAAGATGAATAAAAAAACAACACCTTTCATCAAGGGGTCTTGCTAATTTAATTGTTGCAAACTTACAGAGTATCTAATAAGAGGTTATAGATAGGAGATGAACTAAATGAAAAAAATAGTTGAAAGTACAACTTTTCCAAGAACAAAACAGTCTATAACAGAAGATTTGAAAGCTTTAGGATTAAAGAAAGGGATGACCGTACTTGTACATTCCTCTTTATCTTCTATAGGATGGGTAAATGGTGGAGCTGTTGCTGTGATTCAAGCATTAATAGATGTTGTTACTGAAGAAGGTACCATCGTGATGCCTTCTCAATCCGTGGAATTATCTGACCCAAAAGAATGGGGAAACCCTCCCGTACCAGAGGAGTGGTGGGATATTATTAGAGAAAGTATGCCAGCCTATAATTCTAACTATACCCCCACTACTAGAGGGATGGGGCAAATAGTAGAGTTATTCAGGTCTTATCCAGAAGTTAAAAGAAGTAATCACCCAAACTACTCCTTTGTAGCTTGGGGAAAACATAAAAACAAAATCCTTAATCAACATCCTTTAGAATTCGGACTGGGTGAACAATCACCTCTGGGGAAACTTTATATACGGGAATCATATGTATTATTATTAGGTGCTGATTTTGATAGTAGTACCTGCTTCCATCTTGCTGAGTACAGAATTCCTTATCAAAAAATTATAAACAGGGGTGCACCTATAATAGTAGAAGGTAAAAGAGTATGGAAAGAATATAAAGAACTTGAATTTAGAGAAGAACTATTTCAAGAAGTCGGTCAAGCGTTTGAAGCAGAACATAATATGAAAGTTGGCAAAGTGGGTTCTGCTAATTGCCGCCTTTTTTCACTTACAGAAGCAGTGGATTTTGCTGAGAAATGGTTTATTAATAATGATAGTAAAAATATAAAAAAATAGCTTGGTCTACCAAATGAGTTTAGTAACACTTTTTAAAACTATCGGGTTCTTTAGGTTTAAAATTGACAGTTAAATCATTGAGCTTGGAAGGAAATTTTTCAAGCTTATTTTTAGTGTCCACCTGTTTAGCCTTTTCACTGAGAAGGCCTCCCACTCTTTTGATCCTCGCTTAACAATGGGAGGGCTTAACTCGTTATAAAAATAAGCGCTCTCCCCTTCGGAAATACGCCTGGCTATTTATTACCTTATTATCATATTAGCCGATGTAAAGCAAAACAGAGTGTCACGTTGACTCAAAAATTTTGTCAAATCATTTCATCCATAATAATCATCTGAATTGTAATTAAAGTACTCAAAAGTATCTTCAATGACTTTCTTGCAGATATCACATACATCCCAATGTCCCATATCATTTTGTTCGGTATAAACTTTGGACACTTCACAAGTGCAATAGTCTACTTCTTTAAACATGCTTATCCCCCTTCGTCTTTGAGATTATCATACCACGTAATCCACGAATTAACTTATGCTTTATACAATGCGGCTCGCCTCTTCATTCTTTAATTTCCTTCACTAAGTAAATCACTTTACAAATCCACCAAAAATGCAGATTCAAAGCCCTTTGCAACTCTCTGTTGTATAAATCAATTTTATATCCCCCATTCAGTGACTGCATAAATAATTTCATTTGGGTTAGGATCATGATCTAAATATCCGCCATATCGAGACACTAGAACCCCATATTTAAAATTAAAGTCAATAATCCATAAATCGCTGTTATTTATTTGTTCCCACAGAAAATTAAAGTTCTCTATTATCCAGTTACCGTTAATCAGAAAAATTGGGCTATCCTCTATCCCTAAATATAAGTAAACTTGTTCATCAGGAAGCTTAGTTTGTTGCACATGATTGATCACTTCATATTCCCAACTGTATTCTTTTCTATGCTCACTGTATTTAATTGCAAAATCATTTTTATGTAACTCAAAGTTCCATTTTTTCTGAACTTTATCTAGGATTCTTTCTAATTCAGGAGATGTGATTAGACTACAATCCTCAATAGTAGTTGCCATATCACGAGGCAGTGTTGACATCAATGTTACTCGGAGGCTTTTTTGTTTGTTTATTTTCAACTTCTGTCTAAGAAGCATTTTTCGATTGTCCATACTATCCTCCATAAATAATAATGTAAGGTTAATAAAAGAAGCCAGAGAGTATGTGAGGGAACTCTCTGGCCTATAGTGGTTGATACACCAACTATGATACATATACAGGATACTTTATATTTGTGATGTATTCAAGCAGCTTTCAGGTTTAAATAAAATGTGAATTTTATTTAAACTACTTAACGTACACTTATTTATACTGCTACTTATTTATTGTCCTTTATATGCTCTTCCCCATAAATACTCTTCATTGTTTCTTCACGTTTTTTCTCTTCCCTTTTCTCTTCCTCTGGAGATACTTTCTTTACTTCTGGTATTTCCATGTTTTTAAGTTTGTCATACACCATAGGGCGTGAATATCTTCCTGTGCTGCCGGGAAAATATGCGTCTATCAAGTTGTATTTATTATCCATCAACATTTCAAACTCATAGTAAGTATCCGCTTGGTTTCCAGTTCCTTTTATTTCATAAGAAGATTGAATGTAATATAAACCATCATCCCTTTTTTCTACCAAACTTTTTTCATAATCAGCTGGAATTGTTCTTTCTGGTACTCCGAACATTTCTTTAACAAGCCAGGATACTTTTTCATAGATATCTTTATGTGTAGTACTTGTTTGAGACTTTGCAGAATATTTATCTGTTTCGCTTGCATCCAACTCCTTTTGCCCTTCTTCACTTTTATAGTACTCAGTGATCTGTTCACACTCTTCTTTTCCGTACACTTCAATACAATCATCCATATTTGGAGTATCCGCGAGTTTATTATCATTTTCCTTTACACCTTCTTCGGAGGATTCCTCTTTAGACTCATTTTTATTTTTAGAACCATCATTTGAATTCGCACTACTTTCAGCACACCCACCAGTGAAGAAAATAAAAGATACACAAACTAACATTGAAAAGCGAATATTCATAAAGCCCTCCTGGATTTATAAAGTATTTACAATGAATTTAGATGAACTAATTATAACCCATGTTCAAGAAGGTTTTTCATAAAATTTCAATCAATTCAATTCCTTCAAATTATTGTATTGTTTTCGTATTCAATGTCAGATAAAATATTCTTAATTAAGTTTCTGTTTTGACATTAAACACAAATAAAGAGGTGCTAAATTTTTGGAGTTAAAAAACATTGTTAATTCTTACAACATCACAAATATTTTAGGGTATCTTAGACGTTCTCGTCAGGACATGGAACGAGAAAAAAGAACAGGTGAAGACACACTCACAGAACAAAAAGAACTTATGAATAAAATACTTACGGCCATTGAGATCCCTTATGAATTAAAAATGGAGATTGGATCAGGAGAAAGCATTGATGGTCGACCTGTTTTCAAAGAATGTCTTAAAGATCTTGAGGAAGGCAAATATCAGGCAATTGCTGTTAAAGAAATAACAAGACTTAGTCGTGGGAGTTATAGCGATGCAGGACAAATTGTTAACCTCCTTCAAAGCAAACGATTGATCATAATTACACCATATAAGGTTTATGACCCTAGAAACCCTGTTGACATGCGCCAGATACGTTTTGAGTTATTTATGGCTAGAGAAGAATTTGAAATGACTAGGGAGCGTATGACAGGCGCTAAATACACTTATGCAGCACAGGGAAAATGGATATCTGGACTGGCACCTTATGGATACCAATTAAACAAAAAGACGTCTAAACTAGATCCAGTTGAGGATGAAGCAAAAGTAGTTCAATTAATTTTTAACATCTTTCTAAATGGGTTGAATGGAAAAGATTATAGCTATACAGCAATTGCTTCACATCTAACAAATTTACAAATCCCTACACCGTCAGGGAAAAAACGTTGGAATCAATACACAATCAAAGCAATTCTCCAAAATGAAGTTTATATAGGAACTGTTAAATATAAGGTTAGAGAAAAAACAAAAGACGGAAAGAGAACAATTAGACCTGAAAAAGAACAAATTGTAGTACAAGATGCGCATGCTCCTATAATTGACAAAGAACAATTTCAACAATCACAAGTAAAAATCGCAAACAAAGTTCCCCTTTTGCCAAATAAAGATGAATTTGAATTAAGTGAACTGGCCGGTGTTTGTACTTGCTCAAAATGTGGTGAGCCTTTATCTAAATACGAATCTAAACGCATACGAAAAAACAAAGATGGAACTGAAAGCGTTTATCACGTTAAATCGCTCACATGTAAGAAAAATAAGTGTACGTATGTGAGATATAACGATGTTGAAAATGCAATTCTGGATTACCTCTCTTCCTTAAATGACTTAAATGATAGTACTTTAACAAAACACATCAATTCGATGCTTTCAAAGTACGAAGACGACAACAGTAACATGAAAACAAAAAAGCAAATGTCTGAACACCTTTCACAAAAAGAGAAAGAGCTAAAAAACAAAGAGAACTTCATCTTCGATAAATATGAAAGTGGCATTTACAGTGATGAACTTTTTTTGAAGAGAAAAGCTGCATTAGATGAAGAATTTAAAGAGCTCCAGAATGCAAAGAATGAGCTCAATGGATTACAAGATACACAATCAGAAATAGACAGTAATACAGTGAGAAACAACATAAATAAAATAATTGACCAGTATCACATTGAATCAAGCTCAGAGAAAAAGAACGAGCTATTAAGGATGGTCTTAAAAGATGTTATTGTTAACATGACACAAAAAAGAAAAGGGCCTATACCAGCTCAATTTGAAATAACCCCTATCCTAAGGTTTAATTTCATTTTTGACCTCACAGCCACTAATAGTTTCCACTAAGAAAAGTAGTAAGTATCTTAAAAAACAGATAAAGCTGTATCTCCTGTGAACACAATGGGTGCCACCAAGCTGTTATCTGAAAAGCTGTTTCATCAAGCAAACCGCCACGTCCAAAACAAAGGAACCTTGTTTTGTTCGGTCCGCTTTGGAAATGTTCTCGGTTCCAGAGGTTCGGTCATCCCCATATTATTTGAACAGATGATGGAGGGTGAACCTCTGACCATCACAGACAAAAACATGACCAGATTTTTCATGTCAATAGACGATGCAGCTACATTGACATTACAATCGGCTGCTATTACAAAAGGCGGAGAAACCTTTATTTTCAAAATGGAATCACTGAAACTTGAAGAACTGATTCATGGGTTTGAAGAATATGCATCGCAGCACGGGCTCCCGCGGCCGGCTGCAGTAGAAGTGGGCAAGCGTCCAGGTGAAAAGCTTCACGAAGAATTAACATCTCCACATGAAATTGAATCACTGTATGAATGGGGCAACCTTTATGCGATCCTTCCAGAGCCGGAAAAACATCCTGACTTTCGCAAAGTCAATCTGCCTGGGTATCAATCAGATCAAGCCCCGCTCATTACGAAAGAAAGAATTGCTCAGATTATTGAAGAATTGCATCAAGAGAAAAAGGCATAAAAACAAGCCTGTCTATCCATTAGGCAGGCCTGTTTTTAACAGTTTATTTATTAAAGAGATGCAGATAGCTTTCGTATCCTTCTTCTTTTAGCTTATGCTTCGGAACAAACCGCAGCGCTGCTGAATTTATGCAGTAACGAAGTCCGTTTGGCCCCGGTCCGTCATTAAATACGTGGCCAAGATGAGAATCAGCAGTTCGGCTTCTTACTTCTGTGCGAATCATGCCGTGGCTCGTGTCCAGTTTTTCTTCCACTTCTTCTTCAATCGGCTTTGTAAAGCTTGGCCAGCCGCATTGGGAATCAAATTTATCTTTGGATGTAAACAATGGCTTGCCTGACACAATGTCTACATACAACCCTTCTTCCTTATGATCCCAATATTCATTTTGAAATGGCGGCTCCGTGCCGTTATT from Bacillus subtilis subsp. subtilis str. 168 encodes the following:
- the nukF gene encoding calcium-dependent DNA nuclease, lipoprotein; phage SPbeta (Evidence 1a: Function from experimental evidences in the studied strain; PubMedId: 11584000, 12694917; Product type h: extrachromosomal origin), which translates into the protein MKKVLLGFAAFTLSLSLAACSSNDSEKVSTEKETPQASTDVEKKTEQKESTKEKTADKSKEKDKKELVDVTLDRAVDGDTIKVTYNGNVDTVRYLLIDTPETKKPNSCVQPYGEDASKRNKELVNSGKLQLEFDKGDRRDKYGRLLAYVYVDGKSVQETLLKEGLARVAYVYEPNTKYIDQFKKDEQEAKSEKLSIWSKNGYVTDRGFNGCVKEKTTAVKKATTSKPAATQPTTPKASSETSTTTEKEASSETTGGTETFKNCTELRKKYPNGVPSSHPAYQSKMDRDHDNYACER
- the yokE gene encoding conserved protein of unknown function; phage SPbeta (Evidence 4: Unknown function but conserved in other organisms), which produces MGQKFHKLNSKYGIIDYPILLKDLESIIQEFPKSERKFYEYAIKALKKEVGKKEKILHMTSADPKLTKFGFMVITEKKLLFVTMKGGFFGGADTEVVEFKSIKEVDFDIAPNPLGMATMQLGILHLKIKGKLGMSSKRTIRNIDEHSLDKIVAILREQTK
- the aacD gene encoding aminoglycoside N3'-acetyltransferase (Evidence 1c: Function from experimental evidences in the studied genus; PubMedId: 21601576, 23640799, 25859258; Product type e: enzyme), whose translation is MKKIVESTTFPRTKQSITEDLKALGLKKGMTVLVHSSLSSIGWVNGGAVAVIQALIDVVTEEGTIVMPSQSVELSDPKEWGNPPVPEEWWDIIRESMPAYNSNYTPTTRGMGQIVELFRSYPEVKRSNHPNYSFVAWGKHKNKILNQHPLEFGLGEQSPLGKLYIRESYVLLLGADFDSSTCFHLAEYRIPYQKIINRGAPIIVEGKRVWKEYKELEFREELFQEVGQAFEAEHNMKVGKVGSANCRLFSLTEAVDFAEKWFINNDSKNIKK
- a CDS encoding hypothetical protein; phage SPbeta (Evidence 5: Unknown function; PubMedId : 10376821) translates to MGGLLSEKAKQVDTKNKLEKFPSKLNDLTVNFKPKEPDSFKKCY
- a CDS encoding hypothetical protein; phage SPbeta (Evidence 5: Unknown function; PubMedId : 10376821) translates to MFKEVDYCTCEVSKVYTEQNDMGHWDVCDICKKVIEDTFEYFNYNSDDYYG
- the yokC gene encoding conserved hypothetical protein; phage SPbeta (Evidence 4: Unknown function but conserved in other organisms; PubMedId: 10376821) — translated: MDNRKMLLRQKLKINKQKSLRVTLMSTLPRDMATTIEDCSLITSPELERILDKVQKKWNFELHKNDFAIKYSEHRKEYSWEYEVINHVQQTKLPDEQVYLYLGIEDSPIFLINGNWIIENFNFLWEQINNSDLWIIDFNFKYGVLVSRYGGYLDHDPNPNEIIYAVTEWGI
- the yokB gene encoding hypothetical protein; phage SPbeta (Evidence 5: Unknown function; PubMedId : 10376821), which produces MNIRFSMLVCVSFIFFTGGCAESSANSNDGSKNKNESKEESSEEGVKENDNKLADTPNMDDCIEVYGKEECEQITEYYKSEEGQKELDASETDKYSAKSQTSTTHKDIYEKVSWLVKEMFGVPERTIPADYEKSLVEKRDDGLYYIQSSYEIKGTGNQADTYYEFEMLMDNKYNLIDAYFPGSTGRYSRPMVYDKLKNMEIPEVKKVSPEEEKREEKKREETMKSIYGEEHIKDNK
- the sprA gene encoding serine-type phage integrase; phage SPbeta (Evidence 1a: Function from experimental evidences in the studied strain; PubMedId: 401505, 10376821, 28535266; Product type h: extrachromosomal origin) is translated as MELKNIVNSYNITNILGYLRRSRQDMEREKRTGEDTLTEQKELMNKILTAIEIPYELKMEIGSGESIDGRPVFKECLKDLEEGKYQAIAVKEITRLSRGSYSDAGQIVNLLQSKRLIIITPYKVYDPRNPVDMRQIRFELFMAREEFEMTRERMTGAKYTYAAQGKWISGLAPYGYQLNKKTSKLDPVEDEAKVVQLIFNIFLNGLNGKDYSYTAIASHLTNLQIPTPSGKKRWNQYTIKAILQNEVYIGTVKYKVREKTKDGKRTIRPEKEQIVVQDAHAPIIDKEQFQQSQVKIANKVPLLPNKDEFELSELAGVCTCSKCGEPLSKYESKRIRKNKDGTESVYHVKSLTCKKNKCTYVRYNDVENAILDYLSSLNDLNDSTLTKHINSMLSKYEDDNSNMKTKKQMSEHLSQKEKELKNKENFIFDKYESGIYSDELFLKRKAALDEEFKELQNAKNELNGLQDTQSEIDSNTVRNNINKIIDQYHIESSSEKKNELLRMVLKDVIVNMTQKRKGPIPAQFEITPILRFNFIFDLTATNSFH
- the msrB gene encoding peptide methionine R-sulfoxide reductase (Evidence 2a: Function from experimental evidences in other organisms; PubMedId: 15680230, 16803968, 17031545, 18239417, 18662407; Product type e: enzyme), which translates into the protein MAYNKEEKIKSLNRMQYEVTQNNGTEPPFQNEYWDHKEEGLYVDIVSGKPLFTSKDKFDSQCGWPSFTKPIEEEVEEKLDTSHGMIRTEVRSRTADSHLGHVFNDGPGPNGLRYCINSAALRFVPKHKLKEEGYESYLHLFNK